TTCATCTCCGGCGCGATCTCCAAGACGATCAACATGCCGAACGACGCAACCATCGAAGACTGCCAGAAGGCCTATGAACTCAGCTGGTCTTTGGGCATCAAGGCCAACGCGCTTTACCGTGACGGCTCCAAACTCAGCCAGCCTTTGGCGGCTTCGCTGGTCGAAGATGATGATGAAGCAGCAGAAGTGCTCGAATCCGGCTCCATGCAGGAAAAAGCAACTGTGTTGGCCGAAAAGATCGTCGAGAAGATCGTCATCAAAGAGGTCATCAACCGCAGCCGCGAAAAGATGCCTCAGCGCCGCAAGGGCTATACGCAAAAGGCAAACGTGGGCGGTCACAAGGTGTACCTGCGCACCGGTGAATACGAAGACGGCAAGCTCGGTGAAATCTTCATCGACATGCACAAGGAAGGGGCGGGCTTCCGCGCCATGATGAACAACTTCGCCATCGCGGTGTCTGTTGGTCTTCAGTACGGCGTGCCGCTTGAGGAATTCGTTGATGCCTTCACCTTCACCAAGTTCGAGCCGGCAGGCATGGTCCAAGGTAACGACAGCATCAAGAACGCGACCTCGATCCTCGACTATATCTTCCGCGAGCTGGCGGTTTCCTACCTCGACCGCACCGATCTGGCACATGTGAAACCCGAAGGGGCCACATTCGACGATCTGGGCAAGGGCGAAGAGGAAGAGAACGTCGGCAACGTGGCAGAACTGTCCGAAAATGCGGCCAGCCGGTCACTGGAAGTGCTCAAGCAGATCAGCTCAAGCGGCTACCTGCGCAACCGTCCCCCACAGGAGCTGGTTCTGCTTCAAGGCGGCATGGAGAGCATGACGATGGCACCGCAGATGGACACCGGCAGCGTTGCCGTGGCCATGACTTCGACCACCTCCGTCGCCTCCGGTGCCGTGTCGCTTGACGCCCGTACCAAAGCCAAGATGCAAGGCTATGAAGGCGAAGCCTGTGGCGAATGCGGCAACTACACGCTAGTGCGCAACGGCACCTGCATGAAGTGCAACACCTGCGGCGGCACAAGCGGCTGTAGCTGATAAAGGAACAGGGTGGGGTGCGGATGTACCCCACCAGAGACCGGGTGGGTTCTCGCGCATCGCTTTGCGATACGCTGCCACCCATTCCGCGCCCCAGCTGTGCTGGGACGCTTAACACGGAGCGGATGCGTTCGCTCTGGACGACGTTCAGGCCGCAGGCAAAACAAACACCGAGCGGTTAACAAATGGAGCTTGAACGGCGAAACTAGGGAGAGCTTCGGCTCTCCCTTTCTTCTTTTCGAGTACGAAGCGCGCTGGCTCCACATTTGCTTAAACAAATGTTCTGTCAGAGGAGTGTGCCTTTGCTACGCAAAGACCCACGTGAACGGCGAAACTAGGGAGAGCTCCGGCTCTCCCTTTCTTCTTTTCAAACCCCGTCAAAGCAACTCCACCACCGACCCTTCGAGCCCGATCTCCTTGCGCAACCGTGCACGCGCACGTCCCAGTCGGGACATCACCGTGCCCCTGGGAAGCCCCGTTCGATCTGCCAATACCTGCGGGCTGGTTTCTCCAGCCATGACCAGTCGCATCAGGCGCGCCTGATCGTCGGGCAGGCGGTCGATGGCGGTTTGAAGTTCCGCGCAGGCGATGCGGGCAGGGGCCAGCGGCACGGCGATGGCCATATCTTCGGTCAACTCTTCCGTCATCCGTCTGCTGCGCCATCTTTGACGCACCAGATTGTGCAGCAACACCATCGCATACTTCTCCGGCGCATCCACATCGTGGCCCGTTTGCAAATGCTGAAGCATCTTCAGGCAGGCTTCCTGCGCCAGATCCTGCGCTGTGTCGTCGCTTTGGGTCAGGCGGCGGGCACGGCGGTGCAGCTTGGGTAACAGATCAGCCAGCAACTGTGGCTCCGGCAATAGCGTGTGCATCTTAACCTCCATGGTGCATGTCGCCCACAGCATGACAGGTCCACGCCATTCAACCAGTGGGGGAATTTCCGCCGATCGCAGCGGCAGGGGCTTTTTGGGCAAGGCACCGCGCATCGAGCAGGCTGCAATCGGCAGGCCCCCGCGTGTGAAAGGGCATGGCGGGATGCAAAGGCGTCCTGATGCATCTGTCTTGGGGAAGGCGGCAAAGCCTTCGATCAAATCATATCCTTAAAGGGAGTATCCACATGACCAATACATTCCGACTGACCGCCATCGCCATTACCGCACTTTGCGTGCCAGCCTTCGCCATGGGTGCAGGTGCGGCAGAAGTCGATGCAAACGGTGACGGTATCCTTAGCGTGGCAGAAGTGCAGGCGGTTTATCCTGACGTCACAGCCGAGCAATTCTCGGCAATGGACCTCAATGCAGACGGTGCTTTGGATGATGGTGAGGTCATCGCCGCGCAGGAAGCCGGCATGATGCCCGCACCCAGCGAAGGCTGATCCAACCGTCTGAGCGTGCGCGGGACTGGCAGCGGCCCCGTGGATGACGCGCAAGATAAAGGACCGGCAGCGAAAATTGCCGGTCCTGATTGTATATCGACCCCTTACGCGGGCAAGTGAATGTTAAACCTCTCACGGATTGCTTTGTCCGTGACCGGATCAAACCGTGCCTGTGAGCGCTGGCTCAAGATTTCTTCCTTGCGGCGGGTGGCGTTTGGCACCAGTTCGGGCTTGCCTAATTCTTCCCACTCCTTGGGCGAAGACCGGTTACCGAGCGCGGGGTAGACGTGATCGGTTTCCATACGGCTCAGTGTCTGTTCGGTGCCCAGATAATGACCCGGACCGCCGATGCAAACCTCGCGCATCTGGTCAAGCGCCAGCGTTTCCTCATTCACCTCGATGCCGCGTACACAACGCAGGGCCTGCCCGATCAGATCATCGCCAAGGATCAGCGATTCATGGCAAAAGCCCAACAGGGAGGCGTGCATACCTGCCGCCTCATAGACCATGTTCAAACCAGACAGCCCCGCCATCACGTTGGAGCACATCTGCTCCCATCCGGCCTGCATGTCAGGCATCTTTGCATCCGCAATACCTGCCGCCGCACCACCCGGCACACCATAGAAATGGTGCATCTGTGCGCAGCCCGCTGTCAGCAGCGCCTGTTCGCCCGATCCGCCGGTCATCGCACCGGATCGCAGGTCCAGCCCGAAGGGCCACGTGCCAAAGACCGCCGGATGCCCCGGTTTCACTGCGTTGACGTAGACCAGACCGGCCAGACATTCGGCGACGGCCTGTACAATCGCGCCTGCCACGGTAGAGGGGGCTGTGGCACCGGCCATGCCCGCGCTCAACAGCAGCACCGGCATACCGCCCTCGATACAAGCCTCCATCACCTGACAGCTTTCGGTGGCGAATTTCATCGGCGGGACAACAAAGCAGTTCGAATTCAGCACGAAGGGACGTTCGCGCCATTTGTCTTCGCCGCCTGCGATCATGTGCAACATCTCAAGGGCGTCTTTGACATAAGCCGGATCGGTAAAGGACGTGCCCACATGTTTGGTCGTGCCAGAGCAGCAGGCGTAGATGGTGTTGATGTCCATTTCGGCATTGTCGGTGATGTCACGGCACACCATAGGGCGTTGCAGAAAGTGAATGTTGTCCAGAACATCGGTGATCCGTGCTGCATCATGCAGGTCCTGCACGCCACATTCGCGGTAATTGTTGCCGGCGACATCCACCAGATGCACAGCGGCACCGGCGGTGCCATAGTGCACGCGGTTGCCTGATAGCTGCAGATCACGCGCGGGGTCACGGGCAAACAACGTGACACTACGGTTGGCCTTGGCCAGCGTATCCTCAACCAACGCGCGGGGAAAACGGATGCGTCCGTCATCGCCAAGGAGTGCACCGCCACCTGTCAGATATGCCACGCCCGAGGGGGGCGCGTCACACAGCCCTATGGTTTCCAGCGCGTCCAGTGCGGCAGTGTGGATCGCTTGCATGTCCGCATCAGAGAGCGGGCGGTACTGTCCGCCCTCCATGCCGGGGCGGATGGGCCGCATGTGCGCGGCCAATGGTGCAGCGCGCGCGGCACGGCGGGCCGCACGGCCGCCGCTACGAAGAGGTGTTTGATCTGTCATGGTAACTGTCCATTAAAGGGGAAAAGGAAAGGTGGCTTCAATCCCGTTCCGGTGCCCCTCTGGCGGCACGGCCCCGCTCGGCTCCGATGGTGCGACAGACGCGGATGATGATGCATAGGTCAGATGTCATAGCGCGCTCCTCACAGATAAATCTGCAAAGTCGCGCGCGGCCATTCTGTCCCGTTTACGCCACGCAGGCCTGTTTGCGACCCATGCAACTGCAGCATTCCGTCGATCGGTTCCCGCTTAATCCGGTAACATCTCTGCGATGCGCTGGTTTTGGCTGACCGGATTGGTCCGAATTTGCAACTAACCGCCCACTTCAAAATGATATCCGGGCACCTCTGGAACTTTTTGCACTGCAGCAACATTTCCTTCCTGATCCCACCGCAAAGCGTGGGGTGTCGCGCAAAAGCGCGGCAAATGTTTAAAGGAGCAGACCAGATGAAACGCTTTACCAAATACGCACTTCCCGCAGCCATCGGCGCATTCGCAATCGGCAGCTACGCCCAGGCGGGTAGCCTTGAGCAGACCACAGCTGACCCACAAGTGATTTCACCACCCGTATTGCCGGTAGCCCCTGCCAGCGACTGGACCGGCTTCTACACCGGTCTTCAGCTGGGGTATGCTGATATGGACGGTATCGACCCGCTGGATGGCCACAACGAAACATACGGTTTCCACGCCGGTTACGACTATGATTTCGGTGACTTCGTACTTGGCGGCGAATTGGATTACGACAAGACGGATGTTGATCTCGGTGGCGCTGCAAACGTCGATTCTGTGGCCCGCGTTAAAGTTAAAGGCGGCTATGACCTCGGCAACACACTGATCTACGCAACTGCAGGTGCCGCGCGCGCAGACACTTCCGTGGGTGACGAAACCGGCCCCTTCGCAGGTATCGGCGTCAGCTACAAAGTGACCGAACAGTACACAATCGGTGCCGAACTGCTGGAACACCGCTTTGACGACGTCGGCGGTGCGGCAGGTAACGATCTGGACGCGACTACGCTGACCGTACGCGGCTCGCTGCGCTTCTGAGAACCAGACGACAAAAGATGCGCGTGATGGTTCACGCGCATCTTGTTTATTGCTTGGCGATCAGGCTTTCCGCAAAGCCGCACAGTGTCTGCAAGGATTGCTCGAACCGGCTGTCTTCAATCGTCATGGCGACGCGCAGGTGACCGCCAGCCGCCTGTCCAAAGCTCTCTCCGGGCATCACCGCGATATGATGTGCTTCCAACAGCGCATAGGCGAAATCCTCGCCGCTCATCCCGGTCGACCGCACATCCAGCATCAAATACATTGCACCATCCGCTGGCACCATGCTTACCGCATTCTGCCGCGACAGCACCTTGTGCGCAATCTCGCGCCTGCGCCGGAAGGGCTCCGCGATTTCGGCCTCGAACGTCGGCCCCAGCTCAAGCGCAAACAAGGCAGCATCCTGGATATAGCCGGGCACGCCGTAGGTAGTATGTGTGGCCAGATTGATCATGCCCTCGATCATTTCGGGCGGCCCCACGATCCAGCCAATCCGTGATCCTGTCATCGCGTGGGATTTCGACATCGAACCGACAACCAGCGTTCGCTCTGCCATGCCGGGCAGGGCGCGGGGGCTCAGATGCTCTCCTTCCCAGATTTGCGTGTCATAAACTTCGTCAGACACCAGCCAGAGGTCGTGATCGCGGCAGACCTGCGCGATCCCTTCCATGGTGGCACGGGTATAAACGACACCAGTAGGGTTGTTAGGCGAATTGACCAGAAGCGACTTTGCGCCTTGCGCCTTGGCCGCGATATCTTCTGCGCGGGGCTGAAACGCGTCCTGGGCATGGGCCTGCACGGCAACAGGATGGGCACTGACACCACGCAGCGTGCCGGGGTAGGTCGCATAGAAAGGATCGATATAAAGGGCCGTATCACCGGGATCACAGACCGCAAAATGCGCCGCATAAAGCGCCGACTGTCCGCCGGGGGTGATCAGCACATTGTCGCGGGTGGTCGCAACGCCGCTTTGCTCTTGGACGCGGGTCGCAACAGCGTCGCGCAATGCGGGCACGCCGGGAATGGAGGCATAGCCCGTATGTCCGGCCATCGCCGCCCGGTGCATGTCTTGCAAAATGGGGGCGGCGGTGCGGATGTCATGTTCGCCGATGCTCAGCTCGGTCACAGGCGTGCCCGCAGCGATCATCTCGCGTGCCTTGTTGAACACATCCCATCCGTCTGATCCACCGCCCAAAATGTTCGTGATCCGTGTCGATGCCTGCATGATTACCCCTTTCGCTGTTGTCGCGCAGGGGCGCAGAGGCGGTCCAGATTGTCAATCAGGTGTTGACCAAAGCACGCTTGCCGCGCTACCCCGTTCCTATGACAATGATGATGTGCATTATTACCTGCCCCATTACCGTTTGAGATTTTTCTCGCGGGCCGTCATCCATGTCGTTTCAAATCAGACTGATATGTGGCAAGCCCGCGTGACCCGTGCGCGAGGAAGACCCCATGACCGAGATCACGCTTTATAATACCAAGACACGCCGCAAAGAGCTGTTTACGCCGCTGCGCGAAGACGATGTGCGCATGTATGTCTGCGGACCAACGGTCTATGACCGCGCCCATATTGGCAACGCGCGGCCTGTAATTGTCTTTGACTTGCTCTACCGTCTGCTGCGCCACGTCTACGGGCCGGATCATGTCACATACGTG
The Sulfitobacter noctilucicola genome window above contains:
- a CDS encoding RNA polymerase sigma factor, producing the protein MIEGFAAFPKTDASGRLCIPPCPFTRGGLPIAACSMRGALPKKPLPLRSAEIPPLVEWRGPVMLWATCTMEVKMHTLLPEPQLLADLLPKLHRRARRLTQSDDTAQDLAQEACLKMLQHLQTGHDVDAPEKYAMVLLHNLVRQRWRSRRMTEELTEDMAIAVPLAPARIACAELQTAIDRLPDDQARLMRLVMAGETSPQVLADRTGLPRGTVMSRLGRARARLRKEIGLEGSVVELL
- a CDS encoding trimethylamine methyltransferase family protein, with the protein product MTDQTPLRSGGRAARRAARAAPLAAHMRPIRPGMEGGQYRPLSDADMQAIHTAALDALETIGLCDAPPSGVAYLTGGGALLGDDGRIRFPRALVEDTLAKANRSVTLFARDPARDLQLSGNRVHYGTAGAAVHLVDVAGNNYRECGVQDLHDAARITDVLDNIHFLQRPMVCRDITDNAEMDINTIYACCSGTTKHVGTSFTDPAYVKDALEMLHMIAGGEDKWRERPFVLNSNCFVVPPMKFATESCQVMEACIEGGMPVLLLSAGMAGATAPSTVAGAIVQAVAECLAGLVYVNAVKPGHPAVFGTWPFGLDLRSGAMTGGSGEQALLTAGCAQMHHFYGVPGGAAAGIADAKMPDMQAGWEQMCSNVMAGLSGLNMVYEAAGMHASLLGFCHESLILGDDLIGQALRCVRGIEVNEETLALDQMREVCIGGPGHYLGTEQTLSRMETDHVYPALGNRSSPKEWEELGKPELVPNATRRKEEILSQRSQARFDPVTDKAIRERFNIHLPA
- a CDS encoding outer membrane protein; translated protein: MKRFTKYALPAAIGAFAIGSYAQAGSLEQTTADPQVISPPVLPVAPASDWTGFYTGLQLGYADMDGIDPLDGHNETYGFHAGYDYDFGDFVLGGELDYDKTDVDLGGAANVDSVARVKVKGGYDLGNTLIYATAGAARADTSVGDETGPFAGIGVSYKVTEQYTIGAELLEHRFDDVGGAAGNDLDATTLTVRGSLRF
- a CDS encoding pyridoxal phosphate-dependent aminotransferase, with protein sequence MQASTRITNILGGGSDGWDVFNKAREMIAAGTPVTELSIGEHDIRTAAPILQDMHRAAMAGHTGYASIPGVPALRDAVATRVQEQSGVATTRDNVLITPGGQSALYAAHFAVCDPGDTALYIDPFYATYPGTLRGVSAHPVAVQAHAQDAFQPRAEDIAAKAQGAKSLLVNSPNNPTGVVYTRATMEGIAQVCRDHDLWLVSDEVYDTQIWEGEHLSPRALPGMAERTLVVGSMSKSHAMTGSRIGWIVGPPEMIEGMINLATHTTYGVPGYIQDAALFALELGPTFEAEIAEPFRRRREIAHKVLSRQNAVSMVPADGAMYLMLDVRSTGMSGEDFAYALLEAHHIAVMPGESFGQAAGGHLRVAMTIEDSRFEQSLQTLCGFAESLIAKQ